In the genome of Candidatus Hydrogenedentota bacterium, the window AAGAATATGGGGCGATGTTTGATGTTGATCCTTCTCTTCTTATGGCTATTGCAGCATGGGAAAGCGAAGGAGTGCACACAAATCAAGACCGCACTGATGGGTTCGGGTTGATGGGAATCGATGGAGCAGGCACGGTTTTAAAAGAAATCAAAGCAAAGGATGCCAGTGGCAAGCAGGTTTTGATGAAGATTGATAACAATGGAGACATTTCAGAAGTCAAAGACAATGTTAAGGCCGGAGCGATGCTTTTTAGGCAGTATCTTGATTATTTTTCAGGAAACGAAGTCATGGCTTTGCAAGCTTATAACAACGGCGTTGGGGCAGTCAAAAGTATGGCTGAGAGTTATGGGCAATCTTTAGGGCTTAATTGGGTTAAAGTTGCTGAAGATCGTTTTGATGCGGGATGGCTTGAGGAAAGATCTTCTTTTGCCGGGGATGGCGATGTGTATTATATCGAACACGTTCTTGGTTATTACGTAAGTGAAAACAAAGGGTTCGATGTTGTTTCCTCCTATAAATCAATGGGTGTTGATGTGCCTAAAGGGGCCCTCAATAGTATTTTTGAAGCAGTTGGGGGGAGCGTCCAATCTTTGTTTGGGTTGGTTGCGGATGTTTTTTCAAGTAGCGGAAAGGTGAATGCATTTGAACATCACGCTACTGAAGCTGACATGAATCTGCTTTTAGGAATGACGGTTGCTTACGACAATCAAGTTTCATTCAC includes:
- a CDS encoding peptidoglycan DD-metalloendopeptidase family protein, giving the protein EYGAMFDVDPSLLMAIAAWESEGVHTNQDRTDGFGLMGIDGAGTVLKEIKAKDASGKQVLMKIDNNGDISEVKDNVKAGAMLFRQYLDYFSGNEVMALQAYNNGVGAVKSMAESYGQSLGLNWVKVAEDRFDAGWLEERSSFAGDGDVYYIEHVLGYYVSENKGFDVVSSYKSMGVDVPKGALNSIFEAVGGSVQSLFGLVADVFSSSGKVNAFEHHATEADMNLLLGMTVAYDNQVSFTDAEKYLNQKDSGDANFKVGFLHLGNSEYMGFFGGQGETFRAAAALLDGFSDPIDTTKQRYYVSSFFTNGEIRTDVNTGRAHNGIDIGMGVGTKLYAAADGIVIDAGRLGASAGLGVVIQHEDAIITQYYHMSTVVVSKGARVKQGGLLGESGNTGFSTGPHLHFGVQINGRYVDPLAYFFQSLL